One Victivallis lenta DNA segment encodes these proteins:
- a CDS encoding Gfo/Idh/MocA family oxidoreductase: MINVAVIGVSGFGAVHYNDFVREHAAGRVNVVAATVINQSEEAEKCAFLQSIGCRLFTDYRVMLEEFRGKIDICFIPTGIAMHCPMTVAALESGANVYVEKPVAPTVEETQIMKEAEKRTGKFVAVGYQTMYQPETRRIKELLLAGAIGRPRIFKSYTLWPRNDAYYSRNNWAGMLSVNGKWVLDSPFTNAMAHFLNLLIFYAGTSFEGTVDPVEVQAGLFRANRIETNDFATIRIKSALEQQIYFHVTHVCEKNVNPISRIEGDAGTIDYDEQRTVVTLKNGDTEEFASTPHDEMRKHIYDALLKRMEDPKQFICTLDLASKHTLISNAVFDSVPNRDIPQEEVRTVTENGVNRRVVPGIDDAIRRAFEESRLVDTRDFAWAVPGEPFALAGYRGFTGRLIKNSK; the protein is encoded by the coding sequence ATGATCAATGTCGCCGTTATCGGGGTCTCCGGATTCGGAGCCGTGCATTACAATGATTTCGTCCGGGAACATGCGGCGGGGAGAGTCAACGTCGTCGCCGCCACCGTCATCAACCAGTCCGAAGAGGCCGAGAAGTGCGCCTTTCTCCAGTCGATCGGCTGCCGGCTCTTCACCGACTACCGCGTCATGCTCGAGGAATTCCGCGGCAAAATCGACATCTGCTTCATTCCGACCGGAATCGCCATGCACTGCCCGATGACCGTCGCGGCGCTCGAATCCGGAGCAAACGTCTACGTCGAGAAGCCCGTGGCGCCGACCGTCGAAGAGACGCAGATCATGAAGGAGGCCGAAAAGCGGACCGGCAAATTCGTCGCGGTCGGCTACCAGACCATGTACCAGCCCGAAACCCGCCGGATCAAGGAGCTTCTGCTGGCCGGCGCCATCGGCAGGCCGCGGATCTTCAAATCCTACACGCTCTGGCCGCGCAACGATGCGTATTACAGCCGGAACAACTGGGCCGGAATGCTCTCCGTCAACGGCAAATGGGTGCTTGACAGCCCGTTCACGAACGCGATGGCCCACTTCCTGAATCTGCTGATCTTCTATGCGGGCACCAGTTTCGAGGGGACCGTCGACCCGGTCGAAGTGCAGGCCGGGTTGTTCCGTGCCAACCGGATCGAAACCAACGACTTCGCCACGATCAGGATCAAAAGCGCGCTCGAGCAGCAGATCTATTTCCATGTAACCCATGTCTGCGAAAAAAACGTGAATCCGATCTCGCGCATCGAAGGCGACGCCGGAACCATCGACTACGACGAGCAGCGCACCGTCGTCACGCTCAAAAACGGCGACACCGAGGAGTTCGCCTCCACGCCGCATGACGAAATGCGCAAGCACATCTACGACGCGCTGCTGAAGCGCATGGAGGACCCGAAGCAGTTCATCTGCACGCTTGACCTCGCCTCGAAGCACACGCTGATCTCGAATGCCGTCTTCGACTCCGTTCCGAACCGCGACATTCCGCAGGAGGAGGTCCGCACCGTCACCGAAAACGGCGTGAACCGCCGGGTGGTTCCCGGCATCGACGACGCGATCCGCCGCGCCTTCGAAGAGAGCCGCCTGGTCGACACCCGCGACTTCGCCTGGGCCGTTCCCGGAGAACCGTTCGCTCTCGCCGGATACCGCGGATTCACCGGGCGGCTCATCAAAAACAGCAAATAA
- the rbr gene encoding rubrerythrin, producing the protein MADLKNSKTAENLAHAFAGESQARNKYTYFAEVARAEGYEQIAAIFEMTANNEKEHAKLWAKELGLIGSTAENLKAAAAGEHGEWTEMYKDFAKVAEEEGFSALARNLERVAAIEKRHEERYLTLLKNLEDGEVWVRTGENRWECRNCGHVYIGPKAPEVCPVCKKPKAFFELEARNY; encoded by the coding sequence ATGGCTGACCTCAAGAACAGCAAGACCGCCGAAAATCTCGCACATGCGTTCGCCGGAGAATCCCAGGCCCGCAACAAGTACACGTACTTCGCCGAAGTCGCCCGCGCCGAAGGTTACGAGCAGATCGCCGCGATCTTCGAAATGACCGCCAACAACGAGAAGGAGCACGCGAAGCTCTGGGCCAAGGAACTCGGGCTCATCGGCAGCACGGCCGAGAACCTGAAGGCCGCCGCCGCCGGCGAACATGGCGAATGGACCGAAATGTACAAGGATTTCGCCAAGGTCGCCGAAGAGGAAGGGTTCAGCGCCCTCGCCCGCAACCTCGAGCGCGTCGCCGCGATCGAGAAGCGCCATGAGGAACGCTACCTGACGCTGCTGAAGAACCTCGAGGACGGCGAAGTCTGGGTCCGCACCGGCGAAAACCGCTGGGAGTGCCGCAACTGCGGACACGTCTACATCGGGCCGAAAGCTCCGGAAGTCTGCCCGGTCTGCAAGAAGCCGAAAGCGTTCTTCGAGCTCGAAGCCAGGAACTACTGA
- a CDS encoding DJ-1/PfpI family protein: protein MKKILMIAGDFVEDYEMMVPFQALQMAGYEVVAVAPERKPGDVIRTAVHDFEGDMTYTEKRGHNFALNGDFNLVDVKKFAALVLPGGRSPEYLRLDVRVLEMIRQFDRLKKPIAAVCHGPQLLTAAGIIAGRKISAYPAVKPEVEMAGATYVELPMTGAVTDGHFVTAPAWPAHPEWLRQLLELLK from the coding sequence ATGAAGAAAATTCTGATGATCGCCGGTGATTTCGTCGAGGATTACGAGATGATGGTGCCGTTCCAGGCGCTGCAGATGGCGGGGTATGAGGTCGTTGCGGTCGCGCCGGAGCGGAAGCCCGGCGATGTGATCCGCACCGCCGTCCACGACTTCGAGGGCGACATGACCTACACCGAGAAGCGCGGACACAACTTCGCGCTCAACGGCGACTTCAATCTGGTCGATGTGAAGAAATTCGCCGCGCTCGTGCTGCCGGGCGGCCGTTCGCCCGAGTACCTGCGGCTCGACGTGCGCGTGCTCGAAATGATCCGGCAGTTCGACCGGCTGAAGAAGCCGATTGCGGCGGTCTGCCACGGTCCGCAGTTGCTGACCGCCGCCGGAATCATTGCGGGACGGAAGATCAGCGCGTATCCGGCGGTGAAGCCCGAGGTCGAAATGGCCGGCGCGACTTACGTCGAGCTGCCGATGACCGGAGCTGTGACCGACGGACATTTCGTCACCGCCCCGGCATGGCCGGCGCATCCGGAGTGGCTGCGCCAGCTGCTTGAGCTTTTGAAGTAA
- a CDS encoding sigma-54 interaction domain-containing protein encodes MDERMKSEITVLQEISSAIVHERNADALLNKVLDVLNRRMGMLRGTFTLLQGDTLTIEASQGLDENEKQLGRYHIGEGITGHVAETGRPHLIPDIRRDSRFLNRTKSRDSKEPVAFICVPIIHLEQVVGTLSIDRRIAPDTDLENDMALLEIIGNITAEAVSVAQKEHEERENLLEENRKLRRMLAENPGEMVGNCRAMQQVYELVRQVAPSDATVLIRGSSGTGKELVARAIVNLSPRREKPFVCLNCAALPENLVESELFGHEKGAFTGATGRRIGRAEAADGGTLFLDEIGDLSLQTQVKLLRFIQERTFSRVGSNAELRSNVRFLAATSRNLEELMSKKLFREDLYYRLNIFPISMPDLSKRKSDIILLAEHFIEKMNVKYGKKVSRLSTPAINMLMAYHWPGNVRELENCIERAVLTAQDECIHGYNLPPSLQTGKESGTELLPDGKASFNTLVDSYERELIVEALKRNSGNMSAAARDLGLSPRVIHYKIGRLGITPEWYVDGE; translated from the coding sequence ATGGACGAACGAATGAAATCCGAAATCACCGTCTTGCAGGAGATCAGCTCGGCGATCGTGCATGAGCGCAACGCCGACGCGCTTCTGAACAAGGTGCTCGATGTCCTGAACCGCCGGATGGGCATGCTGCGCGGGACGTTCACGCTGCTGCAGGGCGACACGCTGACCATCGAAGCCTCGCAGGGGCTCGATGAGAACGAGAAGCAGCTCGGGCGCTACCATATCGGAGAGGGGATCACCGGGCATGTTGCCGAAACCGGCCGCCCGCACCTGATTCCGGATATCCGGCGCGACAGCCGTTTCCTGAACCGCACGAAATCCCGCGACAGCAAGGAGCCCGTCGCCTTCATCTGCGTGCCGATCATCCACCTCGAGCAGGTGGTCGGCACATTGAGCATCGACCGGCGCATCGCTCCGGACACCGATCTCGAGAACGATATGGCGCTGCTCGAAATCATCGGCAATATCACGGCCGAAGCGGTTTCCGTCGCCCAGAAGGAGCACGAAGAGCGCGAGAACCTCCTCGAAGAGAACCGCAAGCTCCGCCGGATGCTTGCGGAGAATCCGGGCGAAATGGTCGGCAACTGCCGCGCCATGCAGCAGGTCTACGAGCTGGTCCGCCAGGTGGCTCCTTCCGACGCGACCGTGCTGATCCGCGGCAGCTCCGGCACCGGGAAGGAGCTGGTGGCGCGCGCGATCGTGAATCTGTCGCCGCGCCGGGAGAAGCCGTTCGTCTGCCTGAACTGCGCGGCGCTGCCCGAGAATCTGGTCGAAAGCGAACTTTTCGGCCATGAGAAGGGGGCCTTTACGGGCGCGACCGGCCGCAGGATCGGCCGCGCCGAGGCGGCCGACGGCGGCACGCTGTTTCTCGACGAGATCGGCGACCTGTCGCTGCAGACGCAGGTCAAGCTGCTGCGGTTCATTCAGGAGCGCACGTTTTCGCGGGTCGGCAGCAACGCCGAGCTGCGTTCGAACGTCCGTTTTCTCGCCGCGACGAGCCGGAACCTTGAGGAGCTGATGAGCAAAAAACTGTTTCGCGAGGACCTTTATTACCGGCTCAACATCTTCCCGATCTCGATGCCGGATCTGTCGAAGCGCAAGAGCGACATCATTCTGCTGGCCGAGCATTTCATCGAGAAGATGAATGTGAAATACGGCAAAAAGGTTTCCCGGCTCTCGACTCCGGCGATCAACATGCTGATGGCCTATCACTGGCCCGGCAACGTCCGCGAGCTCGAGAACTGCATCGAACGGGCGGTGCTGACCGCGCAGGACGAATGCATCCACGGCTACAATCTGCCGCCTTCGCTGCAGACCGGCAAGGAGTCCGGCACCGAGCTTCTGCCGGACGGCAAGGCGTCGTTCAACACTCTGGTGGATTCCTACGAGCGCGAGCTGATCGTCGAGGCGCTGAAGCGGAACTCCGGCAACATGTCGGCCGCGGCGCGCGATCTCGGACTCTCGCCGCGGGTGATTCATTATAAAATCGGCAGGCTCGGCATCACCCCGGAGTGGTATGTCGACGGAGAGTAA
- a CDS encoding LL-diaminopimelate aminotransferase: MAQINSNYLKLPGSYLFAAVAKKVAAFREAHPEADIIRLGIGDVTRPLVPAVVEAMHRAVGEMASCETFRGYGPEQGYDFLIDAVIRAEYGSRGVGLDRDEVFVSDGSKCDVANIQEIFDSGSRVAIGDPVYPVYLDTNVMAGRTGEAGPDGRFEGVTYLAATAENGFAPALPERPVDLIYLCSPNNPTGTVLSREELAKWVAYARETGAVILFDSAYSAYIREPGLPGSIYEIPGAKEVAVEFKSFSKTAGFTGVRCAFTVVPKALKARAADGTLRSLNALWNRRQCTKFNGVSYVVQRGAEAVYSEAGLPQIRQQIDYYMENARIIREGLSGAGYTVFGGKNAPYIWWKLPDGLDSMRFSDTLLERCRVVGTPGVGFGPGGEGYFRLTAFGDRERTKEAVERIRQAELFA; encoded by the coding sequence ATGGCGCAAATCAATTCGAATTATCTGAAGCTCCCCGGCAGCTATCTTTTTGCGGCCGTCGCGAAAAAGGTCGCGGCTTTCAGGGAGGCCCATCCGGAGGCCGACATCATCCGGCTCGGCATCGGCGACGTGACCCGGCCGCTTGTTCCGGCCGTGGTCGAGGCGATGCACCGGGCCGTCGGCGAAATGGCCTCCTGCGAGACCTTCCGGGGGTACGGCCCCGAACAGGGGTACGATTTCCTGATCGATGCGGTCATCCGGGCCGAATACGGCAGCCGCGGCGTCGGGCTCGACCGGGACGAGGTTTTCGTCAGCGACGGTTCGAAGTGCGACGTTGCGAACATCCAGGAGATTTTCGACTCCGGCAGCCGGGTTGCGATCGGCGACCCGGTCTACCCGGTCTACCTCGATACGAATGTCATGGCCGGGCGCACCGGCGAGGCCGGCCCGGACGGGCGTTTCGAAGGCGTGACCTACCTGGCCGCGACGGCGGAGAACGGCTTCGCTCCCGCGTTGCCGGAGCGCCCGGTCGATCTGATCTACCTCTGCAGCCCGAACAATCCGACCGGGACCGTGCTGTCGCGCGAAGAATTGGCGAAGTGGGTTGCCTATGCGCGCGAAACCGGCGCCGTGATCCTGTTCGACAGCGCTTACAGCGCCTATATCCGCGAACCCGGGCTGCCCGGCAGCATCTACGAGATTCCGGGGGCGAAGGAGGTGGCGGTCGAATTCAAGTCGTTTTCGAAGACCGCCGGCTTCACGGGCGTCCGCTGCGCGTTCACCGTGGTGCCGAAGGCGTTGAAGGCGCGCGCGGCGGATGGAACGCTCCGGAGCCTCAACGCGCTCTGGAACCGGAGGCAGTGCACGAAATTCAACGGGGTAAGCTACGTCGTCCAGCGCGGCGCCGAGGCGGTCTATTCCGAAGCCGGGCTGCCGCAGATCCGGCAGCAGATCGACTATTATATGGAGAATGCCCGGATCATCCGCGAAGGGCTCTCCGGAGCCGGATATACGGTCTTCGGCGGAAAAAATGCGCCGTATATCTGGTGGAAGCTGCCGGACGGGCTTGACTCCATGCGTTTTTCTGATACATTACTGGAACGGTGCCGGGTGGTCGGAACTCCCGGTGTCGGCTTCGGCCCCGGCGGAGAGGGGTATTTCCGGCTGACCGCCTTCGGCGACCGCGAGCGCACGAAGGAAGCGGTGGAGCGCATCCGGCAGGCGGAACTCTTCGCCTGA
- the dapF gene encoding diaminopimelate epimerase produces MKISKWHGLGNDFILTELSKSSSFDIRGAVERLCDRHFGVGADGVVTIRHLSGNAFEMRIYNADGTEPEMCGNATRCVGLYIKRRMLARGDEFELRTKGGIVRPKVLENGTVRVDMGEPRLLRGEIPVAGNPAEQAREVKLRADGRDFTAFCVSMGNPHAVIFVPDIEAVELEKWGPVLECDPQFPKKINVEFVEVRSPGMVRMRVWERGCGITMACGTGSCATAVAGHLSGRTGSCVTVLLDGGELLVEHSAADNHVYMTGPAVEVFRGELVEKI; encoded by the coding sequence GTGAAGATCTCAAAGTGGCACGGACTCGGCAATGATTTCATCCTGACCGAGCTTTCCAAGTCCTCCTCCTTCGATATCCGCGGCGCGGTCGAGCGGCTTTGCGACCGTCATTTCGGAGTCGGAGCCGACGGCGTGGTGACGATCCGCCACCTTTCCGGCAATGCGTTCGAGATGCGCATCTACAATGCCGACGGGACCGAACCCGAAATGTGCGGCAACGCGACGCGCTGCGTCGGACTCTACATCAAACGGAGAATGCTCGCCCGCGGCGACGAATTCGAGCTCCGCACGAAAGGCGGCATCGTCCGCCCGAAGGTGCTTGAGAACGGCACGGTGCGGGTCGATATGGGGGAGCCCCGGCTGCTGCGCGGCGAGATTCCGGTGGCCGGAAACCCGGCGGAACAGGCGCGCGAGGTGAAACTCCGTGCCGACGGGCGCGATTTCACGGCCTTCTGCGTTTCGATGGGCAACCCGCATGCGGTGATCTTCGTGCCGGACATCGAGGCGGTCGAGTTGGAAAAATGGGGACCCGTCCTTGAGTGCGACCCGCAGTTTCCGAAGAAGATCAACGTCGAATTCGTCGAGGTCCGCAGTCCCGGCATGGTTCGCATGCGGGTCTGGGAGCGCGGCTGCGGCATCACCATGGCCTGCGGCACCGGCAGCTGCGCGACGGCGGTCGCCGGACACCTTTCCGGGCGCACCGGCAGCTGCGTGACCGTGCTGCTCGACGGCGGCGAGCTCCTGGTCGAACACTCCGCCGCGGACAACCATGTATATATGACCGGCCCCGCCGTGGAGGTGTTCCGGGGCGAACTTGTGGAGAAAATCTGA
- a CDS encoding glutamate synthase subunit beta — protein sequence MNRRIQDIYRPVDQRRRDFDEVERALSFDELKGQAGRCMNCGIPFCHGAGCPLGNVIPEINAAVAAGNWEAAWNILSSTSFFPEFTSRVCPALCEGSCTDGIDGEPVMVRQLEKAVVEAAFRNGFVKPPKPQSRSGKSVAVIGGGPAGLAAATALNLAGHTVTVYEKNAAPGGLLRYGIPDFKLSKKMIDRRIALMEEAGIRFECGTEVGRDISGGYLARRHDATVLTIGTPQARDLAVPGREASGIHFALEFLQGQNRVLGRECAALPVNAAGKRVVVIGGGDTGSDCVGTSVRQGAASILQIEIMPKPPETRSPSTPWPQWPYLLRTSSSHREGGERRWNLATKRFCVEGGRVAGLEAVTVEWEFSPLGRPLTFRELPDSAEFIPADLVLLAMGFTGVAAEGVAAELGLAVDARGRVQPAPERGIFAAGDSASGASLVVRAIADGKRVAQAVDAYLKGGAQ from the coding sequence ATGAATCGGAGAATTCAGGATATTTACCGCCCGGTCGACCAGCGGCGCCGGGATTTCGATGAGGTCGAACGCGCGCTTTCGTTCGACGAGCTCAAAGGGCAGGCCGGGCGCTGCATGAACTGCGGAATTCCGTTCTGCCACGGCGCCGGCTGCCCGCTCGGGAACGTGATTCCCGAGATCAACGCGGCGGTCGCGGCCGGAAACTGGGAGGCCGCCTGGAACATTCTCAGCAGCACGAGCTTCTTTCCGGAGTTCACGAGCCGAGTCTGCCCGGCGCTCTGCGAAGGCTCCTGCACCGACGGCATCGACGGCGAGCCGGTCATGGTCCGCCAGCTTGAGAAGGCCGTGGTCGAGGCCGCGTTCCGGAACGGTTTCGTGAAGCCGCCGAAGCCGCAATCGCGCAGCGGAAAAAGCGTCGCCGTGATCGGCGGCGGCCCGGCCGGGCTGGCCGCCGCGACCGCGCTGAATCTCGCCGGACACACGGTTACGGTCTATGAGAAAAATGCGGCGCCGGGCGGATTGCTCCGCTACGGAATTCCGGATTTCAAGCTTTCGAAGAAGATGATCGACCGGCGGATCGCGCTGATGGAGGAGGCCGGAATCCGCTTCGAATGCGGCACCGAAGTCGGGCGCGACATCTCCGGCGGCTATCTTGCGCGCCGCCATGACGCAACCGTGCTGACGATCGGCACGCCGCAGGCGCGCGATCTCGCCGTTCCGGGACGCGAGGCGTCCGGAATTCATTTCGCGCTCGAGTTTCTGCAGGGGCAGAACCGGGTGCTCGGCCGCGAGTGCGCGGCGCTTCCGGTAAACGCGGCCGGAAAACGGGTCGTCGTGATCGGCGGCGGCGATACCGGCAGCGATTGCGTCGGCACGTCGGTCCGCCAGGGCGCGGCCTCGATTCTCCAGATCGAAATCATGCCGAAGCCGCCCGAAACGCGCTCGCCTTCGACGCCGTGGCCGCAGTGGCCGTATCTGCTCCGCACGAGTTCGAGCCACCGGGAGGGCGGCGAACGGCGCTGGAATCTTGCGACGAAGCGCTTTTGCGTGGAAGGCGGCCGCGTGGCGGGGCTTGAGGCCGTGACCGTCGAGTGGGAGTTTTCGCCGCTCGGCCGGCCGCTTACATTCAGGGAGCTGCCGGATTCGGCTGAATTTATTCCGGCCGACCTCGTGCTGCTCGCGATGGGCTTTACCGGCGTTGCGGCGGAGGGCGTTGCGGCGGAGCTCGGCCTTGCGGTCGATGCGCGCGGCCGGGTGCAGCCGGCTCCGGAGCGCGGGATTTTCGCCGCGGGCGACAGCGCTTCGGGCGCGTCGCTCGTGGTCCGGGCGATCGCGGACGGCAAGCGGGTCGCGCAGGCGGTTGACGCATATTTGAAAGGAGGCGCGCAGTGA